The Urbifossiella limnaea nucleotide sequence CGCCCACCGCACGGCCGACGGCACCAGTTGCTTCAGGCCGTCGGTCTGCTCCGGGTGCGGGCTGACGCCGAGCACCCACCCCTTGCCGTGCCGCGCCGCCACCACCGCCGGCGTGTTGATCATCACCCCCGGGATGCCGTTCTTCGGCACCAGTTCCTCGCGGAAGTGCGCCAGCGGGATCAGCTTCGCCCCCGGCAGCGGCTCCAGGATCGGGCCGTTCGCGTACCGGCACGCGGCGAACGGCTCCGACACCTTCAGCCAGTCCTTCGCGTCGGCGGTGAACTCGACTTTCACTTTGCCGGTGCCGCGGAGCCAGTGCGCCCGGTCGATCACCTTCGCCGGCAGCAGGTCCAGCGACCAGTCGTAGCCGGTGCTCGCCAGGTAGCAGCCGGCGCAGATGCCGACGTAGCAGCCGCCGTCCTTCACGAACTGCTTGACGGCGTCGCGGCCGGCGGGCTCCAGCGCCTTGGCCTGCCCGCTGCCGCTGCCGCCGGGCATCACCAGCACGCGGTAGTTCTTCAACTTGCCGGCGCGGATGTCGGCGGCCGTGACGCGCGTCACCTTCAGATCGGGCGACGCCTTGGCGGTCGCCTCGAACATGTCCGGCCCCTTCCCGCTGACGCCGCCGTCCACGTACAGCGCGACCGGAACGACGGCGGGCGACTGCGCGGCGGCGGGAACTACGACCAGGCCGAGGGCGAAGAACGCGAGGGGTCGCATGGTGGGGGCCGGACGAGGGTGGGTGAGAGGAGTGAAATTGTACCGCGGCCGCGGCGCGGCGTCACCGCTTGCGCCACACCTGGTCGGGTGCGAGGCCAAGCTTCTGCATCGCGGGGCGGATGGCGTCGTAGTACCGCTTCGCGTCGTTGGGGTAGCCGGCGGTGGGGGCCAGGCCGGGGACGTGCGTCGCCCAGAAGCGGTTGAACTGGAGCATGCACACCTCGCGGAGGTACTTCGCCAGCATCGACGCCAGCGCGACCGCGACGCTGTCGCCGTCGGCCCGCGGGCGGAAGCTGATGCTGACCGGGCGGTCCAGCCCCTCGACGCGGTAGCGGCTCTCGGCGGCGCCCTCCTTCTCGACCACCACCCACCCGTCGGGAAACGCCTGCTGCACGATCGAGGCGTAGAAGTTCCGCCCGCCGAGCTTGTCGCAGAGGAACAGAACCGGGGCATCGGGGTAGCAATAGACGCCGCGCCGGCCGATGGTGAGGTGGAACGGCATGAGCGAAACCAGCCCGTGAGCCAGCGCGGCCGCCTTCGACCCGGCGGCGTCCACCACGCGGTTGAACCGGGTGGCCGGGGTGAGGATCGCCTGCCCGCACCACGTGTTCGTCTGGAGCACATCCATCGATCTCAACCACGTCGCGGCGCTCGCCTCCAACTCCCCGGCTTCCAACAACGCAGGGAGCGACTGTGCCGGGTCGAACCACGGCTCCGCCCGGAGATCGTCCGCCACGTCGGTGGGCACCGTGTGGTCGAGGAACCGCCCGAGCACATTCGGGATACACCCGAAGACGGGATACACCCCGCGCTCCAGCGCCGCGAGGCCGCCGGCGGTGTAGACCTTCTTCGAGTCGTCGATCAGCAGCCGGCCGTCGGCGGGCTCGTGAGCGCGGCGCACGACGGCTTTTAGCGCGTCCCACCCGGCGGGGTCGTCGTCGGGGAGGTGCAGCGCGACCGCGGCCTGGACCAGCGGCCCCAGGTTCGGGCCGTACCCGGCCTCGTCGATTCCCACCACCCAGGGCATCGTAGATCCTCGGAATACGGGGTATCATACCCCCTCAACCGCCGCCCGCCCGGGAGCCGCCCCATGCCGATGCTCGCCGACAACATCTTCCTCAAGATCATCGACAAGAGCATCCCCGCCAAGATCGTCCACGAGGACGACCTGTGCCTGGCGTTCCACGACATCGGCCCGAAGGCGCCGGTCCACGTGCTCCTTATCCCCAAGAAGGTGATCCGCACGCACGCCGACATCACGCCCGACGACGCGGTGCTGCTCGGCCACTTGCACGTGGTAGCGGCCCGGCTGGCGGCGCAGCTCGGCCTCGCCGACGGCTACCGGCTCGTGGTCAACTGCGGCGACCGCGGCGGGCAGACGGTACCGCACCTGCACATGCACCTGCTCGGCGGCCGCGATTTCGGCTGGCCGCCGGGGTAAGATGCGGGCATGACCGACGTTCGTTCCCTCCTCGCCGAGCGCCTCGCCGCGGTCCGCGGCCGCATCGCGGGCGCCGCCCGCCGCGCCGGCCGCGACCCCGCCGCCGTCACCCTCGTCGCCGTCACCAAGACTGTGACGCCGGCCGTCGCCGCGGTCGTGTTCGAGCTCGGCGCCGCCGACCTGGGCGAAGGCCGGCCGCAGGAGTTGTGGAAGAAGGCCGCCGCGCTCCCCGCCGCGCGCTGGCACCTCGTCGGCCACCTCCAGCGCAACAAGCTCGACCGCACCGTGCCGCTCGCGGCGCTGATTCACTCCGTCGATTCGGAACGGCTGCTCGCCGCGCTCGACGACTTCGGCCGCAAGCGCGGCACGCCGGTGCCCGTGCTGCTCGAAGTGAATTGCAGCCGCGAGGCGGCGAAGGGCGGGCTCCGCCCCGAGGACCTGCCGGCGCTCGCGGACACGCTGCCGGCGCGCAGCGGCGTCGAGGTGCGCGGCCTGATGACGATGGCCGCGTACGCCGACGACCCCGAAGCCGCCCGGCCGACGTTCGCCGAACTGCGGCAGCTGCGCGACCGCCTCCGGGGCGTCACCGGGCTGCCGCTGCCGGAGCTTTCCATGGGGATGAGCGGCGACTTCGAGGTGGGCGTGGAAGAGGGCGCCACGCTGGTCCGCGTCGGCACCACCTTATTCGAGGGGCTGCCGGCGTTAGAATAGCCGCGTCGTTCCGCCCGAGGTCGCCGTATGTCCGTATCCGCAGAGCCCCGCCCGGTCACCGCCCCCGCCTTCCGGGCGGCGAAGGGGCGCAGCAGGCTCGCCGTCGTCACCGCCTACGACTACACCTCCGCGCGCCTCGCCGACGAGGCCGGCGTGGACGCCATCCTCGTCGGCGACTCGCTCGGCATGGTGATCCAGGGGCACGCCACGTCGCTGCCGGTGACGCTGCGCGACGTGATCTACCACACGCAGTGCGTGGTCCGCGGGGTGAAGCGCGCCCTGGTGATCGCCGACCTGCCGTTCCTGACGTACCAGGTGAGCCCGCGGCAGGCCGTCCGCAGCGCCGGCAAGCTGATGAAGTTCGGCGGCGCGCACGCGGTGAAGCTGGAGGGCGGCGAGCGCGTCGCCGACGCGGTGCGGGCGGTGGTGGCGGCCGGCATCCCGGTGATGGCGCACGTCGGGCTGACGCCGCAGTCGGTCCACCAGTTCGGCGGGTTCAAGGTGCAGCGCGACGCCGAGCAGCTGCTCGCCGACGCGGCCGCGGTCGTGGCGGCCGGGGCGTTCGCGGTGGTGGTGGAGAGCGTGCCGGCGGACGTGGGGGCGAAGCTCACGGCGGCTCTGCCGGTGCCGACGGTCGGCATCGGCGCCGGCCCCGGGTGCGACGCGCAGGTGCTGGTGTTCCACGACCTGCTCGGCCTGTTCGCCGACTTCACGCCGAAGTTCGTGAAGCGCTACGCCGACCTCGGCACCGCGGCGCGGGACGCGATCGGCGCCTTCGCCCGGGAGGTGCGCGACGGCACGTTCCCGGGGCCGGAGCACTCGTTCCGCTAGCGCGGCGTTCGTCGTGTCGGTCCTGGTGCGTTGGATCAGCCTGTTAGGCCGGGGCGCGAGCCCCGTCGGGGGTCAGACGCCCGACGGGGCTCGCGCCCCGGCCTAACGGCTCGGTACACTCCCATCGAGCGGAGACTAGAATCGCCCGCGGCTGCCGGCGCCCGGCGGCCACAACCCGGAGGCGAAGATGCGAACGGCCCTCGTGGCGGCGCTGGCGGCGGTCGGGGTGTGCGGCGTGGCGGGTGCGCGGGACGAGAAGGCCGACCCGGTGGGGACGTGGGCGTGTGAGTACAAGATCGGCGACCAGAAGCGGACGTCGTCGCTGACGATCACGAAGGACGGCGACAAGCTGGCCGG carries:
- a CDS encoding BPL-N domain-containing protein; this translates as MRPLAFFALGLVVVPAAAQSPAVVPVALYVDGGVSGKGPDMFEATAKASPDLKVTRVTAADIRAGKLKNYRVLVMPGGSGSGQAKALEPAGRDAVKQFVKDGGCYVGICAGCYLASTGYDWSLDLLPAKVIDRAHWLRGTGKVKVEFTADAKDWLKVSEPFAACRYANGPILEPLPGAKLIPLAHFREELVPKNGIPGVMINTPAVVAARHGKGWVLGVSPHPEQTDGLKQLVPSAVRWALAHP
- a CDS encoding histidine triad nucleotide-binding protein — translated: MLADNIFLKIIDKSIPAKIVHEDDLCLAFHDIGPKAPVHVLLIPKKVIRTHADITPDDAVLLGHLHVVAARLAAQLGLADGYRLVVNCGDRGGQTVPHLHMHLLGGRDFGWPPG
- a CDS encoding YggS family pyridoxal phosphate-dependent enzyme, whose protein sequence is MTDVRSLLAERLAAVRGRIAGAARRAGRDPAAVTLVAVTKTVTPAVAAVVFELGAADLGEGRPQELWKKAAALPAARWHLVGHLQRNKLDRTVPLAALIHSVDSERLLAALDDFGRKRGTPVPVLLEVNCSREAAKGGLRPEDLPALADTLPARSGVEVRGLMTMAAYADDPEAARPTFAELRQLRDRLRGVTGLPLPELSMGMSGDFEVGVEEGATLVRVGTTLFEGLPALE
- a CDS encoding ribonuclease H family protein, which encodes MPWVVGIDEAGYGPNLGPLVQAAVALHLPDDDPAGWDALKAVVRRAHEPADGRLLIDDSKKVYTAGGLAALERGVYPVFGCIPNVLGRFLDHTVPTDVADDLRAEPWFDPAQSLPALLEAGELEASAATWLRSMDVLQTNTWCGQAILTPATRFNRVVDAAGSKAAALAHGLVSLMPFHLTIGRRGVYCYPDAPVLFLCDKLGGRNFYASIVQQAFPDGWVVVEKEGAAESRYRVEGLDRPVSISFRPRADGDSVAVALASMLAKYLREVCMLQFNRFWATHVPGLAPTAGYPNDAKRYYDAIRPAMQKLGLAPDQVWRKR
- the panB gene encoding 3-methyl-2-oxobutanoate hydroxymethyltransferase — translated: MSVSAEPRPVTAPAFRAAKGRSRLAVVTAYDYTSARLADEAGVDAILVGDSLGMVIQGHATSLPVTLRDVIYHTQCVVRGVKRALVIADLPFLTYQVSPRQAVRSAGKLMKFGGAHAVKLEGGERVADAVRAVVAAGIPVMAHVGLTPQSVHQFGGFKVQRDAEQLLADAAAVVAAGAFAVVVESVPADVGAKLTAALPVPTVGIGAGPGCDAQVLVFHDLLGLFADFTPKFVKRYADLGTAARDAIGAFAREVRDGTFPGPEHSFR